The Vanessa tameamea isolate UH-Manoa-2023 chromosome 27, ilVanTame1 primary haplotype, whole genome shotgun sequence DNA window aaaactaagatgttacgtcccttgtgcctttagttacactggcttacttatcccccaaaccggaacagaacaaatGTTACTATAGGCTATTTGAAGGTATAACGTGTAattcgttatatttaaaatattttaacgtttaaagttttaaatgagTCTCTTTTTACCTTGGTCAAGTCTTGCTTACTTAAACTAGAGAACAACTTGACtggtgtcatatttttttaaagatctcTTATATTTATGGTCTGTGATGGTATTGCGGAAAGAAATATGCATAGACAAttggatattttaagaaaagttACGAGCGTTCATGCGATGTTTTCTATTAGGGACTgtgagataataataatatataaaattgcaccCGTGTTAAGCCGCCCCGgctattatgttattattctataatttatagttcaaatataaaatatagttgcttttttttaaattatttgtttcaagTCCTCGCTAGCCATAATCTAATCAataaattgtgaaatatttttttttgtttattcaaatattctatAAAGCCGTCTTTTGTTATTACAACTAGCGTTAATTCACGAAATCACCAggcgtaaaaaaaaatcttttaaaatccCTGAAACGTTTCGTTGCCTAGTCGCGGTAGAGAATggtttaagattaattaaaaaaatatattaccttttTAGCCGCCAAAATAACTTCAGACAGAATATCTAAATCATTCTTCAATAATTCACAAATACAATCTTCAATTTTAACCACATTGGATATATTAGTAATCTCCTCATTGATATCATCGTCGCCATTTTGTTGTGTAACATTCTGTATTAAATCGTAATTTTGTTGTATCCAAAATCTTATGTTCTTCGTTGCCcggaatattaattttgttacggCAATGCATTTTGGTCCAATAATATTagcttttaaacaatttatccatagatattttgatacttttctGGCTGTTAGTTGAGAGTTTGTTATGTCTGTATTCTTAAGTATTATTGATGGTTTctgaaaattaaagaaaataaattactacatgtaattaaatgaagtaataaaatacGTTATAAATAAGACTGATCTAAATTaatgaattcattatttatagacGGAATAATGTAAGGATTCTCTATAACGGTACCCCTTCCATCCAAATCTGTAATTTAAGTTATGTTggaaaaatctataaataaatacacccTGAAAACATAAAACTCGTTTTTGGGCAACCATGTGAAACCCAACAATgtcctcatttttttttatctcggcTCTAACAAATGAACTaatggaaaataaattttaaatatgatcttttaaaaatatttttataaaaaataaatggataTTGTCAAAAACTTACTAAGATTAGTTGactgtgtttaaaaatataaatggacTTCTATTCTAATAAGAATACTTGACAACAGatgtgtaatgtttatttaaacattgaaaCAGCTTATGTCATGTTAACTGTCATAGTAAGCGGTATGAGTCGTGAGCACGACCTTCACTTGCAAAGTGTACATTTTAGGTATTTTTGGAGGTATGAAGGGAGCCAGGGGCCCGAAGCTGCACGCGATTGGTCCGTCAGTCGATGCTTATCGTCAATTGGACTTTCACTTGTCATTCGGCTACGGTAATTTCCATGACAGTGAACATGCGCGAACTTGCCTCCCACTACTGACCATCTGTGCTCACAACTCATGACGGCTATAATACTAAAGTTAGGTAGGCATTAAGTCTACTTGCCCTTGTTCTTCAAACAAAtcactaaattatataacaccAAAACTACACTCATATTTACCTTTAATAACGCCAAATTCGATAAGTCACCAACAAAATGGTTACTGAAACATTCAACCGAGGACAATTCAGcaataaatttcaatgtaaCCGACATCTCTTCTAagcaattgttattaattttattattttgatcgtatatcaataataatcttGCTTTTATACTGTTCCATGTCTGAAGGAATAGTTTGTCTTTCTTTTGGAATATTTCATGTGCTtctagtttttttatgtatcgcAATGTCACGTTTAAAAGCTGTATTGATGAGTCTATTTGTTGGTACTTTGACGTTGGACTTGCAATGGCTTTGATCTGCAAGTTTGaacaataagattatttttccaCCTTAGCTATTTATTATCTTCCAGGTTTTACTCGTGCGAAACCGGCAGAGGCTGTAGGTGTTAGATGTGTCCTCTTCTGTGCACTTAAAatcattttcgcatttataataaggattttatctattatatgagtatagaattttaaaaagtcGAATCTTCGCGACCTGTCTTTAATGCTTGTAgatatttgtatgaaatataaaatataatagcattAAAGACAGGTCAAAATgcttataatatctatttatttaaataaatcccacactttctgaggcacgggaaTTTATTACTAAGGAATTGGTTATAAATGACGTTAAAATTTGATGCCTTCAAGTTAGATGAAGTTATAAGAaactcatattatatatttaacattaatacaaTTCACCATGAACTTTAGCACTATATAAACTgttaaaatttcctttttttttgtcaaattcagCCTGTGAAAACTGCAAAAGTCAGGACCCAAGAGAAATTTTTGTCAGTTTACTGATAAGCCACTCACTGGTCAAGTGATattcaattaaacatattaatagtCAATACAtactaataagtattaataagaATGAGAAgtataattgttgtttttttttaaagttgcttatttaaaattagtattggGTAAAGAGTTTCATCTATCATAAATgagagttttattaaaatcttattaaatataatcatacataCCGCGTTTTTAACGAAAAATGTTAGCCCAGACCagagacaatttaaattttttaattcttccGCATTTGTTGTTTCGCAACACTTCAGCAAGGTTAAAGAATAAGCACCCATCGCGTTAAGTATTGCTATTGTATTCTCTTCAACATCAGTGTTGCTAGATTCATCTATATTACTTTTGctgaaatcaatatttttgaacGATTCCAACATACTCTTATTCAATTTTTCTTGTAGATTTGCTAATATAGATCTAAAAGCACTGGTCGTTATGGCTTTCTTTTCCTTAGCAATCAACGGTAATATAAGAcaacttatttgaaaaacattatCACCGAAATAATCTACATTCGCTTTATTCTTTTTAAGATTCTTCAAAAGTATTTCCACAATATTTACGACTATTTCTGAGTCAGTTTTAACTTTCTTTACAGCTGATTCCAAAACACATTTTATGATAAGCATATCATTCGaagttttgatttttaatttcaataattctaatattttagcatctttaaagtcaaatataaaatctacagggaatattttaaagatatcagGGTATTTCGGACTCAATTCATAAATACTCTGCAATATATAATCTGtgctctttttaatttttttattttggcagcaattttttaaaatcaatagaaCAAAAATTGCAGTTAATTGATAGTTCTCTTCCAGATAATATAtctgtaaatgttttaaaatgtccAGAGAAATTGTTATGTCATCTTGATTAACAACTTGTGggttgaaaaacattttaaagtcaTTGTCATTTAAGAATGATGTTATTTCAAAACTAGATTTGTTCAAAGCTTTAGATAGAGTATTCATATTTTCTATACAttcagtaatatttttagttgcTTTCAAAACGAGATGTTGTAATAAGTCTTTATTCATGCTTATgacttcatttttaaatatctctgTATGGGGATCATTTTGGTACAATTTAATAAGTGTTTTAGATGCTTGTTTCAATTGATTTTTGTCAAGATTTGTAAAAacgttttttgtaatataactatttgataatatttctgGATGATTTGGTATTTGTTTgattaagtttgttttaatatctgatgtgtTTTCGTCCGTGGTATGTGATAAAAGTTCAACTGCCATGGATTTTGTCAAGAGAAGTTGACTCTGAAATCatgcataaaaatgtataataataatattctttaatacaCTGTTATCAATAGtcttaaaataaagatacatacCCAAAGTAGCTTTTCAGTATCGTCTTGTAACTTTGAGGTGAAGACGATCCATTCGTTCTTAGAAATAAATGGCAATAAGTCATTTCCTTCAATGTTTAGTTTAGTGTtgctatactttatatttagtaattttaaatgagaAACACTCAAACATAGATTCAGGAATGTAACTACTAAAGTTGAAttctgaaaatgaaaaataaatatattagattttattatggAAAATGTTTATCAAAGAGAATGAAACCTGTTAATTTACCATGATATCAAGGTAATTGGGCAGTGTTCCATAAGGGTGCATTTTAGTATCCACTTTAatcctaatttatattaatgaattcatTCACTTAAAAGTGACTAATGCATGATTATTgcacagataattaaatttatgtaaaagatGAAGTAAAACATGAATTTGCAAACAATGGTTACTTCCTCTGGGATATTTCTAACTTATCCTGGGAGTGActttacacataaaaaaaattaccaggCTTATTCTCAGGCTCTTTGCATcctgtgtattattatttattatctcatGGTTATTACTTTAATACAAAGCAttgatattttactaatatttagtgccatagtttaaaattattgtgcattattagcaatattttttgtcttgcgttatataaataggtatttaattaaatagaaaatactgATAGATGTAGGTGTATTGCAAAAGTTACTTACATAGTTCAATTTTAAGATACATTCTCCAAATTTGTTCAGACACTGTTCTTCAAAAGTCTGAAAAGCCATCCAGAAATCGTCAGCTATATGAAGTGGTACTGTGTGATCGGCCATTTTGTTGTGACGCAAGAAACTGGATAAAATGGCTGATATCATTTCTGCCAGTGTTATAATTGATggacctaaaataaaaaaataaaaatttaattatttctctaAATAgtctaaaatactaaaaatgtcaaatgaattataaaatgatggATAACATACTGACAAATCCTTCTTCAAGCATCATAAGGCAGTTTTCTTCGAAATCTTTCTGGAGAGATATTAAAAGTTCTTTGTTCTGTCTGAACAATAATTCTGAAGTCAATTTACCATATACATCGACACACTCTTGCGGAAACATATCATCTCCTGTTATAATTTTTCCCaggattttatttgaattatcgtCACCATTATTTAAAGCCTCCTGTAATTTTTGTTTCAGCTCAAATTGTTCCACATTCGAtgcttctaattttattttcaaatgtggTATTATTTGGTTTAGAAAATTCATACCTCTGCTGAGTTTGAATAATGTTTCTAGTAAGCAATTCATTGTTTGTGTATATGATTCAATTATATCTGGGTTATTTTTTTTCGCTGTCATGATATGTGgtaatattttgtcaattttctGTTCAATCAAACTAGGGTCTAGCTTTAAGGCAATTTTGATTATCTGTAGAGTTGTTCTGTCGAGCTTCCCTTCTAACTTTAACTGTCCCATCATAACAATTTGCAAGAAAGATATAAATGTCTTTTTAATTTCCACTTTCGAGACTTTATCTCCCAATGTATCAGTAAGTCGTACACTTATATCAACTTCACTACTGTGTAATACTTGAAgcatgtttaaaaataagttacgcTTGATCTTTTCAGAGTTATCTTCGAATATTATCGGCGGCATTACCATGGCTGGTGTTAGATAATTTTGGGGCATGTTTAATGAACTAACTACCATTATATAGAATGCAAAGATAATTTGGCTCTCATTACCGTAGCATGTGACaaacatgttaataaaatcAGATAAGAATTTACTATTCTTCTCTGTTCTGCCTTTTGGGAATGTAAAGAATGCACTCATAATCTTTATAACTGATTGTATGTTATCTCCCCTTTCAGCAATAAGCTCGTCAATATTATCTTTCCGTATTAAATTCAAGAGAAAACTTAAAAAGAATTGCTTTTTGCTTTCAGGAAACAGGATGACTTTGCACATATTTATCACTGGATCATAACTTTTTGTATCGAGAAAGTTGAATATTGTTTCCAAATTTTCTCCATGCAAAAGTTTAACTATAAATTCCAATTTCTTCTttgaatctttataatatttgatgatattattgaatattttctgAATATCCTGCTCATCAGTTTCACCGTTTAAGTTTTGAAGTAATGTTGTTGTTATAAACAAATAGTCATCTATTTGTAATTTCAGTTgaggtaatattttatcattttctaaaaatgttataatgtatGTTACATCATCATTTTGCAAAGGATTGCCACGGAGATACTGTGAAATAATctggaataataaaatttacaatgtaaCAGCTGTTTTCATTgagtgtttttaattatattgttttattttcattgtatgtACTGCCTATCCAAGCACAGGAGGAAGACGAAGACAAATAGAAAACTTTGACAAAGAATTGATGTACGAGTAATGGTCTATTTCTTGAATAATCTTTGGTATTCATTACAAATCTGTCAAATAATCGTGTTTTGAATGTTAGAAATGGTttcaaattaaagtatataaatagtgTTGCATACatgaataaaagtatattataaaaagaacataatatattaaatttaatttaaaattttgtggaatttgtaaatcttaggtttgtttatttctaatcCTTTGACTGAAATCTGTGAtagtcattataaaataaatgtaattttgtataacTTCGGCAATGGTTTTATTTACACAAGGCCTACAATATCTAACTAATCTCACAATAAGAGTGTTTAAGTGAtctacttgaaataaatattttacattataaaacttaatatagtATTCAAGGCAATCACTTGTCGCAATGTCAAATTACAGCATAAATCATAATTACCTtgattagttttagttttaattcacCAGTCAAGTCATCAACATTGTTCAACCATCCTAGTACATCACGCAGTTCTTTACTTGCTAGTTTGTTAGCTTGTACCAGTTCGTCTAACCATTCAGCTACAACACGTTCCTTAGGTGCCGTTGGTAAGTGATATGATTGAACCACATTTTTAGCTAATTTGAGGCGTTTAGGCAATGAGGCACTGTCGTCTTGGAGGCGACGTTTTAATTCTGAAATTGTAAGATCGAAATTCTTAACACACAGAAATTTAAAGTATTCCTCgttttatgtattaagtataataatactcAATAGTAGAGCCTAGtaaaggaatatattatattccttaaCGTAAGTACTTaataacatttgtaaaaaataatgtcatagtcagtaaatgttatattaatccAATGCGGGTACATGAATAtgcattgttaaaaataaattacgatttactatatattttatattaaaatcagtcGGATCTATAGGTTATAAAATGTGTTGTTTAAAGTTTTAAGgttataacaaaatgtttacacACCATTTAAAGGATACTGCGACATATTGTATTACGtaacgtatttttaattaaaattaatatacgctaatatgtattaattagtgATTTAAACTcagtattttacaaaaaatataatataacacattttGACATCTGCTGTcgattattgttgttattttgacatttacatTTGTCATTTGTGATTTGATGTTTTTAATCCTTTTCTCAAAAATCGGAGGTATTGCACCATACAGCcattccatattttattttgttgataatatagttaccaaatatttaaagaaatttattaaataggtaccAAATGCAGACAGTATGTTTAAAGTTGATCTGTGACCTTGAACAGTCAGTTTGAAACACGCAATTAAATGATATCGTTAATAAACTGGAgagcataatatttatatgattatatgtcCTTTGGCAGTAGTCTAATGATAATTGTATAATAGATAAGTATTAAGAGTTCTGTCTACTGTTATAGTAAAGAAGCATTGACAATtgtcagttaaaaaaaaatggaggtATGATACGATTCCCTGCCCACGAGGCTGGTATTCAGAATGAAAATTATGAACACCTACCACACCATGCGCTGTGTGGTATGAAATGAATGTCCTATGAAATAAGACAATGTGAAAAatggaaatatgaaaatattataacattaatttttatttaccaataGCTACCCATGCAAAGCCGAGACGAAATGCTATTATATAGCGTGTATTTATGAATTTTCCATACTCATAATACACATAAGCCCTTAAGTGTTTTGTTCAGCGTTTTCTGTGTTGTTGTTGGCAGcacaaaaaaagtaataattaaaaaacaaaaaacaatcggACAGTCTAAGCAATAGGCGTTTCACACATGCccggtaaaattaaaaaaataactattatcaTAAAATCGTCAGAGCTGCCATAAAATAACACATCCCGTGCTTATTAATTACGGCTAATGCAACTCGACGTTTCtattaatatctaattttataattgaataatgaaCAAAATAGTACTTTATGTAAACACGTGTTAATTCCTTCCACCCAcactaaaatgaataattatttgcgAGCAATGCCCTAATGAATACATTGCTTGtacgttacataaaataatgtccACCGAG harbors:
- the LOC113392111 gene encoding uncharacterized protein LOC113392111 codes for the protein MSQYPLNELKRRLQDDSASLPKRLKLAKNVVQSYHLPTAPKERVVAEWLDELVQANKLASKELRDVLGWLNNVDDLTGELKLKLIKIISQYLRGNPLQNDDVTYIITFLENDKILPQLKLQIDDYLFITTTLLQNLNGETDEQDIQKIFNNIIKYYKDSKKKLEFIVKLLHGENLETIFNFLDTKSYDPVINMCKVILFPESKKQFFLSFLLNLIRKDNIDELIAERGDNIQSVIKIMSAFFTFPKGRTEKNSKFLSDFINMFVTCYGNESQIIFAFYIMVVSSLNMPQNYLTPAMVMPPIIFEDNSEKIKRNLFLNMLQVLHSSEVDISVRLTDTLGDKVSKVEIKKTFISFLQIVMMGQLKLEGKLDRTTLQIIKIALKLDPSLIEQKIDKILPHIMTAKKNNPDIIESYTQTMNCLLETLFKLSRGMNFLNQIIPHLKIKLEASNVEQFELKQKLQEALNNGDDNSNKILGKIITGDDMFPQECVDVYGKLTSELLFRQNKELLISLQKDFEENCLMMLEEGFVSPSIITLAEMISAILSSFLRHNKMADHTVPLHIADDFWMAFQTFEEQCLNKFGECILKLNYNSTLVVTFLNLCLSVSHLKLLNIKYSNTKLNIEGNDLLPFISKNEWIVFTSKLQDDTEKLLWSQLLLTKSMAVELLSHTTDENTSDIKTNLIKQIPNHPEILSNSYITKNVFTNLDKNQLKQASKTLIKLYQNDPHTEIFKNEVISMNKDLLQHLVLKATKNITECIENMNTLSKALNKSSFEITSFLNDNDFKMFFNPQVVNQDDITISLDILKHLQIYYLEENYQLTAIFVLLILKNCCQNKKIKKSTDYILQSIYELSPKYPDIFKIFPVDFIFDFKDAKILELLKLKIKTSNDMLIIKCVLESAVKKVKTDSEIVVNIVEILLKNLKKNKANVDYFGDNVFQISCLILPLIAKEKKAITTSAFRSILANLQEKLNKSMLESFKNIDFSKSNIDESSNTDVEENTIAILNAMGAYSLTLLKCCETTNAEELKNLNCLWSGLTFFVKNAIKAIASPTSKYQQIDSSIQLLNVTLRYIKKLEAHEIFQKKDKLFLQTWNSIKARLLLIYDQNNKINNNCLEEMSVTLKFIAELSSVECFSNHFVGDLSNLALLKKPSIILKNTDITNSQLTARKVSKYLWINCLKANIIGPKCIAVTKLIFRATKNIRFWIQQNYDLIQNVTQQNGDDDINEEITNISNVVKIEDCICELLKNDLDILSEVILAAKKISLDFKFLDAIFELQHLFHYILGRKTIDTVCEVSWQGFNILFEGCVAILNYLLLSREELLEDRWPCYMQSYKALVLCLCERATKEDLTDKSVEHKLAEMAHSIEKLTQSICKRKTHVSRISAYAVADICTWLESSPPPKMVRQHLENSIALLIQVSDSTYAMAFLRRALAGSVGQMTLTNMYTMYKRYHKYVGNA